The Sulfurovum zhangzhouensis genome includes the window ATGTTGAAAGATTTTTCAAAGGGTTTGATGCTGCATCAGTCCATAGGTTCGTTCCTGTGAGCGTTACGATGTTGTTGGCATTCATAGAGTAGTCAAACTCCTCTTCTACCCCTTCACCTAAAGCATTGAACTTCCCTGTAGTTACCAAAGAGATAGCCATATGTTCTTTTCTTCTGTAAACCATACGCTTCAGCTCAGTCTCATCCTCGATAAGCTTGTCCTCAGCTCTATCTTCAGGTGTTTTTCCATCGCCAAAGAAGACACTTTGCTCTTCAAGAATGCTGTCTGCTTCAGTAACCAATTTTGGTTTTAGAAGCGGCGGTTCATAGGTTGCAAGCTTTTTACCGTTTTGCTTCATTACTACGCCGCCAAGTTTAGGAGAAACGAACGGAGCAAGTTTTCTACCACCTTTTTTTGTCGTTACGTCAACGTATTTTTCTTTCGTAGTCTTTGTCATAGGGAAGAAAAGACGTGTGATAAGTCCGCCCGGTACGAACACCTGAGTTGTTTGTTGTGTAAGTTCTGAACTACCTAATCCTAATGGCATGATTAACCTCTCTTCTTGATATAAATGTTTTTGTCTCTGAGAACATCTTTCACATCAGCGATAGTAAGTGTTCCACCAAGTACCAATGCATCCTCTGCTACTTCACCGCCTTCTACTACAGGTGCTTTTCTTGTTTCACCTGTTGGTACAGTGATATCAGCCAAAAGGATAGACTCTGCCTCTGCTGCCGTTGCCGTCAACTCATAGTTTCCGCCTACAGCAGCTCCAAGAACTGAACCTTTAGTATATGTACCCTCTACAAGTACACGTTCTCCATCTACTCTCCACTCAGAGAGCACCACACCGTTTGGATCATAAGTATTTTCATATGCCGGTTGTGCCATTATTTTTTACCTCCTTTAATTTTTGACATCATGCTGTCATGTCTTTTTTCTTTTGCATTTGCAGGTTTCTGATCACCATCTTCTGGGTTGTTCAGTTCCTTGAGATCTTCAGCAAGTTTTTTACCGTTGTCTTTGTGATGCTTAAGCGTCGTATCGAGCTTTCCTTGGTCATGATCAAACAGTTCGATCTTCACATCGTTTGCTGTTTTGCTTGAATCAGCAAGAGCATTATTTATGATCTCTTCCGCACCTGGTCTTGATAGAGCCTGGATAGACGTGATACGTTCACGCTCTTTTGTAACTTCACTGCCAACATCTACGCTTGCCTTACCTTCTTCCATAATCGTCGCTACTACATCAGGGTGTGATGTTTTGAGGCTCTCTGCGGTAATAGCAGGAGCGTTATTCGCAGCTGAAGCCATGATCTCTGCATGCACTGACGGAAAGTTTTCCGCTATGAACGGTGCAGTGATATCTGTATCTTTGTACATTGCCATACCTATTTCTCCTTTTTAAGATTGAATACTTTTGAGGAGAGCCTCAAAAGTCGTTATCTCATCGATCATTCCTGCACTTAGTGCATCTTCAGCGATGAGCATATCACCCTGTCCGAAATTGTCTAACACATATTCGTAGGTGACACCTCTGTTGCTAGCGACTTCCTGTACGAAAGTCTCACCCAGTCTATCCGCCCATGTCTGTACCTGCTCTTTGCCTGAGTCTGTACGAACATCCGGACGTTTTTTCGGGCTTATAGAAGAGACGATCTCTATACTCTCCATGCCGGGGTTGTTTTTAAAAGTAAATCCATAAACTGCGCCTATACTTCCAACCATCGCTGTCTTTGACGCAGCGATATGATCACATGCGCTTGCGAGCCAGTACCCTCCTGATGCAGCGACATCATCCACATAGGCAATAACCGGTTTTACACGTTTTACATCAGCGATGATCTTACTTGCTTCCCAAATGCCTGCGGCCTGACCTCCGCCTGTATCAAAGTTCATAACGATCTCTTTTACTCTTGGGTTATCACCTGCTTTTACAATGTCCTGTATAAGTGCCTCTGTAGATACATCCCCACATATTTCTGTAAACAGGTTCGCATAACGATAGATAGAACCTATCACAGGGATGACGGCCGTAGTGCCTCTAAGCTCTACCGTTCTGGTATTGTCTAGCGGTTGTCCTACTTTTGTAGCAAGCATCTCTACATCATATTCGCGTGAAGCGATCTGGCGCATAAGCTCAAGTCTTTCTGGAAGTATCAGCCACGACTCTTGCTGTAGTGCCTTTAGTACCCTACTCATTGTTCACCTCTGTTGTCATTGTATTTTGGTCTGAAGCACCGTCACGTACTTCAATAAGACCTGTCTCTTTATAGGTTTTTGTTTCCTGTTTTGCAGTTTTTGCATTGGCATTAAAGTCGGTTCCGTTCATCTCTGCTGCCTCTTTGGTTCTAGTACTGAATGCTTCCTCAACCTTCATCTTCGCAGCCTTTGTCTCCTGAAGAGGGTTAAGCTGAGCTTGCCCAGGACCATTCCATGTGCATCCACAATACGCTTTCATAACCATTGGGTCATCAAGGAATCCAGGTGCCGGCAAGTATCCAAGCATCACTGCTTCTTTTATGACTTCTTCATAGATAGGCTGGCAGAATCTGTCCGAGAACCATACGCGACGAGCTCTAAACATCTTCCATGCTTCAAGCAATGCACCACGTGAAGCAGAGTATGATGAACTGAAGTGTTTGATGAGTA containing:
- a CDS encoding major capsid protein; its protein translation is MPLGLGSSELTQQTTQVFVPGGLITRLFFPMTKTTKEKYVDVTTKKGGRKLAPFVSPKLGGVVMKQNGKKLATYEPPLLKPKLVTEADSILEEQSVFFGDGKTPEDRAEDKLIEDETELKRMVYRRKEHMAISLVTTGKFNALGEGVEEEFDYSMNANNIVTLTGTNLWTDAASNPLKNLSTWADDIFKLTGKKPDSTVFGKDVYSAFKLNDAVIKAYDTRRINVGELRPRPMLDAEGKPIPGVTYVGRWEEENLDIYAYNDYYEDEDGVVQAMFPADKLVMGNAMDAGHFDHAGITDKKELPGQVFEGEIFVKSYTTDDPSDEYLLAQSKPLPIPSDIDSFLCAKAV
- a CDS encoding S49 family peptidase, which encodes MSRVLKALQQESWLILPERLELMRQIASREYDVEMLATKVGQPLDNTRTVELRGTTAVIPVIGSIYRYANLFTEICGDVSTEALIQDIVKAGDNPRVKEIVMNFDTGGGQAAGIWEASKIIADVKRVKPVIAYVDDVAASGGYWLASACDHIAASKTAMVGSIGAVYGFTFKNNPGMESIEIVSSISPKKRPDVRTDSGKEQVQTWADRLGETFVQEVASNRGVTYEYVLDNFGQGDMLIAEDALSAGMIDEITTFEALLKSIQS